In Candidatus Devosia phytovorans, the DNA window GAGAACCAGGAGCCCGATCAGGGCGACGCCTCGGACAAGGCGCCCGAACAGGGCGAAGGCGAGAACGACGCCGACGATACCCAGGACGACGAGCAGGCCGGTGAATCGGAAGAGACCGGCGATGTCGACGGCATGGAATCGGACATGGCCGATACCGACGACGATGCGGCGGCCGAAGCCGGTGAAGACGCGCCCATGCCGCCGCCGGCCAAGGATGGCGGCACGCAGCTCTCCAACCAGTTCAACTACAAGGTCTTCACCTCCAAGTTCGACGAGATCGTCAAGGCGGCAGAGCTTTGCCCGCCCGACGAGCTCGACCAGCTCCGGGCGCTGCTCGACAAGCAGTTGGAAAATCTCGCCGGTGCGGTGGCGCGGCTGGCCAACAAGCTGCAGCGCCGTCTGATGGCCAAGCAGAACCGCTCCTGGCAGTTCGACCTCGAAGAGGGTCTGCTCGACACAGCGCGCCTTACCCGCGTTGTGACCGATCCGATGCAGGCGCTCTCGTTCAAGGTCGAGAATGACACCGATTTCCGCGATACGGTCGTGACGCTTCTCATAGACAATTCCGGCTCGATGCGCGGAAGGCCCATCACGATCGCTGCCATTTGCGGCGACATCCTTGCCCGCACGCTGGAGCGTTGCGGCGTCAAGGTCGAAATCCTCGGCTTTACCACCCGTGCCTGGAAGGGCGGCAAGTCGCGTGAGGCGTGGCTCGAAGCGGGACGTCCTGCCAATCCGGGTCGCGTCAATGACGTGCGCCACATCATCTACAAGGCCGCCGATGAGCCGTGGCGCCATGCAAGGCGCAATCTGGGCCTGATGATGCGCGAAGGGCTTCTGAAAGAAAACATCGATGGCGAGGCGCTCGAATGGGCGCGCAAGCGGTTGATGGCGAGGCCTGAAGCCCGCCGCATCCTGATGGTGATTTCCGATGGCGCGCCAGTCGATGACAGCACGCAGTCGGTCAATGCCGGCAATTATCTCGAGGCCCATCTCCGCCAGGTGATCGAGGATATCGAGACGCGCTCGCCGATCCAGCTGGTCGCCGTGGGTATCGGCCATGACGTGACGCGCTACTATCGCCGCGCCGTGACGCTCCTGGACGCCGAGGAATTGGCCGGGGCGCTGACGGACGAGCTGGCGTCGCTGTTCGACGAGGAAATGCCGGCGCAGGCCCGCAGGCGGGTCCGCGGCTGATGCGGCTCGCGGTCCTCGCCGCGGCGCTGATGGCAGGCCTTGGGCCCGCCCTGGGGGTCGAGGCGACGGTCAATGCGACGCAAATCTCCAGCTTCCGTGATGTCGCGGTGGGCGGTAAGGTCGACCGGCTGATCTTTCGCGGCGGCATGGCGATGACCAGTCCCGACGATACATTTGGCGGACTCTCGGGCATGACCATGACCGGGCCCAATGGCCAGGCTCTCTTCGTCACCGATCGCGGCAGTTTCGTCACCGGATACCTGGCCTATGACGATGCGGGGCAGCTCTTCGGCTTTATCGGCGTCACCATTGAGCCGATGCGCAATTCGAAGGGCGAAATCCTGCCGCGCCAATATGCCAAGGATGCCGAAAGCGTCGATACGGTCTATCGCGACGGCGTGCCGGTCGCCGCGCGGGTGAGCTTCGAGCATCTGACGCGGGTGGCGGATTTTGCACTGACCAATGGCATTCCGGGCGGCCCGGCGCGGGAAGTGTCCATCCCGCAATGGCTGACGGACCTCAGAACCAATGAGTCGCTGGAATCGGTCTGCGTGGCGCCACCGGCCTCACTTGTTGCCGGCTCGACGCTGCTGCTGACCGAGAATTATCTCGACGCGGCCGGCAATCACCGCGGTTATCTTCTGGGGCAGGCCGACAAGGGCGAGATCAGCTATGTGAAGTCGCCGGCAGTCAATCCGACCGAGTGCGCCTTCCTGCCCAATGGCGACCTGCTGGTGCTGGAGCGCGGCGTCTCCATGCTGACCTTCGTCATGAACCTGCGGCGGGTGAAGGCCGATCAGGTGCGGGCGGGCAATGTCATGGCGGGCGAGCTGCTGCTCTCGGCCTCGGGCGGCTCCATTGACAATATGGAAGCCATGACCGTGCATCAGGCGCCGGGTGGCGAGACGCGGATCCTCATCGGCTCGGACAATAATTTCAACGACTGGCAGCGGAGCTTGCTGCTGGAGTTTGCGCTGGTGGATTAGAGGGGCTTTGCACACCCCGCATACTCGGTGTCACCCCGGCCTTGAGCCGGGGCCCATCCCGAGATCGCGTTGCAGCCGCAAGGTCGAACGAACGACCATGGAGCGAACCCTATCATCTCAGGATGGATCCCGGCTCAAGGCCGGGATGACACCGAGTTTTTGGTAAGGTCTGCGAGAATTACGCCGCCCGTGCACCAATCGGCTGCAGCGGCATGATCCTGCCCATCAGCACCCGATACGGCGCCAGCAGCAACAATGCCGCCAAAAACTTCACGCCGAAATCACCCGCCGCCAGCGACACCCAGAGCGGCACTTCCGGACCGACGCCCAAAAGCGGCGCGGGGAAGCCCAGTGAACCATCCGGCAGGCCATAGAGCCCATCGATGCCGGCAAAGGCGGGGGCGAAGGACAGGGTGAAAAAGATCGCCGTGTCGATCAGCGATCCGAACAGCGAGCCGAGGAGCGGCGCGACATACCAGGTCCTGTTGGCGCGCAGGCGCGAGAAGATCGAGATATCGAGCAACTGGCCGACGATGAAGGCCGAGGCGGAAGCCGTGGCAATGCGCTGGGTGGTTGCGGCAGCGCCGCCGGCATTCCAGGGCAGGGGGTGGAAGCTCAAGTAGAAAGAGACGCCAAGGCCGACGACAAAGCCGACAAGCGCCACGAGACGGGCGCGCTGGGCGCCGTCATAGCGGTTGATCAGGTCGGTGACGAGAAAGGCAAAGGGGAAGGTGAAGGCGCCCCAGGTGAGGAGATCCGCCAGGTTGATTGAACCGAGCGTCACGTTGAGCGGATAGAGCACCAGGATATTGGACGCGGCAACGACCACGACCATGGCGGTAACGGCCGCCAGGAAACGAGCAAGCATCAGAATGCATCCCTATGTGATCCGCGACCCAGCATCAGACTGGCGCGGATGAAGTCTATGATGGGCAGGCTTGCCCGTCAAAAAAACAAAACCGCGCGGGGTTGGCCCCCACGCGGCTCGAATTCGTTTGGTAGTCCGGCGCTTAGGCGGCTGCGAGAGCGGCGCGGATTTCCTTCTTGATGCCAGCTGCCAGCGGCGACAGCGTGTCGTCGCTCTGCTTGAGCAGGAAGGCATCGAGGCCACCGCGGTGCTCGACCGAACGGAGAGCAGCAGCCGAAATGCGGAACCGGATCGAGCGGTTGAGCGCGTCCGAGATCAGCGAAACGGTCACCAGGTTCGGGAGGAAGCGGCGGCGGGTGCGGTTAAGAGCGTGCGAAACGTTGTTGCCAACCATTACGCCCTTGCCAGTCAGTTCACAGCGACGTGCCATATTGAGATATCCTACTTTGTGTAAAGGTCCTGGGTGGCAGACAAGTCCGCGACCGGCCTCGATTGTTGTGAAATCTGGCGGCTCTATAGGGAAAAGGGGGGCGCCCGTCAAGGCGAAGCCGGCTCAAACGGGCGCGAGCGCCTTGCAGGAAGCCCGGTGCGCAGGCAGTTTCACTGGATCGGCTGATTCGCCCCAACCAGCACAGAGACATCAGGCCCTTGATTCCGTTCCGCTTTGTCACCCTCTCCAGCCTTGCCCTGTTGATGAGCCTGCCGGCGCAGGCCGCCGAGGTCGATGCATCGGCCAACTACGTGCTCACCCTGGGGGGCATCAACATTGCAGCAATGACGGTCGATCTTGATGACGACGGCAGCCGCTATAGTCTCGACCTGACGGCCAATGTCGCGGGTCTGGGCACGCTGGTATCGAGTGGCACGGCGACGGCGAAGTCCGTGGGTCGCTCGACCGATGCGACGCTCCATGCCGACGCATTCAATCTCGAAACCCGCGCCAATGGCGAGGTGTTCACCGTCGATGTCGATTTTGCCGGTCGCGACGTCTCCGCCTTCAAGGTCGATCCGCCGATCACCGATTATGATCGCGTGCCGATCGAGCGGCGCCACCTGACCGGCGTTTCCGACTTCCTTTCGGCCTTCGTGCTCAAGGGTACGGCGCTGGACAAGAGCCTCTGCGATCGTCGCGCCAATATTTTTACCGGCGCCGAGCGTTTCGACATTGCCATGAGCTATGCCGGCGATGACGAGGCGACCTCTCAGCGCACCGGCTATCAGGGTCCGGTCGTCCTCTGCACGGTGGACTACAACCCGATCTCGGGCCATTTCACCACGTCGGAAATCACCTCCTATCTCGCCGACAGCGACCGCATCATCATCTGGTATGCCCCGCTGGGCGAGACAGGCTATTACGTGCCCTATCGCGTGTTGCTGGGCACCAATATGGGTGATCTGAGCATGGTTCTCACGCGACTGACTTACTGATCACTTCTGCCGGGGCGGCTTGAGTTCGCTGCCCGGGATTTCCGTCTTGTCGCGATGCAGCAGCACTGCGTCGAGCAGGGTCTTTGCGACATTGCGCACTTCGCCCTGCATGGCGATGTCCTTGTCCAGCGCCTCGTGATTGGTGGCATAGGGCTCCCAATAGCCGATGTAGCGATCCAGTTCGGCCAGTGGTCCGGCCGGCGCCATTTCCATGAACTTCAGCCAGTCCGAAATCGAGCGGCGCACGTCCTTGGTGCCTTCGACGTCGCCATGGACGACCACGGCGAACAGCCGACCCTTGAGGTGGCGCGGATAGTCCCAGCCATCGAGTTCGACCTGTTTGGCGCGCTGGGCGTCCTTGCCCTGGGTGAGCGTGGGGTCGGGATTGCCGCCATCGGCACAGACCAGGCGATCCATCATGGCCTTGAGCGGGCTTGCCACCTGATACCAGTTGACCGGGCTGACGATCATCACCGCATCGGCGCGCATCCACATAGGATAGATGTCATTCATCCAGTCCTGCGTCTGGCCCAATGAGTAATTGGGATAGCAGGAGCAGGGGAAGTGGCAGAGCGCGGCGGCGGTCGAAAAGCAGCTCTTGCAGGGGTGAATGTTGCGGCCATATTCGGAGGTGGTGCGGCTGAGATCGAGGATCTCGGTTTCGAGCCCGCCTTCCTCCAGCACTTCGGCGGCCATCTGTACCATGCGGAAGCTCTTGCTCATCTCGCCGGGGCAGGTGTGTTCGCTGCGCGATGAACCGTTGATCAGCAGCACGCGCTGCGGGCGGTCGCCGCTTTCATAATCGGCCCGGGCGCGATCCACCGCCGCCTTGGCCTCGATCCAGTCCTCGGCGAGGTCATAATCGGGGTCGGCATAGCCTGGCCCGGCCTTTTGCGTGCGCGGCGCCTTGCGCGAGTTGTCATAGGCATCCCAGGCCGCATCGGCGATGCGGTCGAGCTCACCCTGCAGCTGGTCGAAGCCGGGATCGATATATTGGCTGAGGAAACGCGTTTTGAATTCGGACTTGTCGAGCGTGGGGTCCGGCATGCCCTTGCGGGGCTCCGGGGCGGTCAGGACTTTGGTTTGCTGCATTTGGGTCTCCGTGGATTCCCAATGGTGGCAGCGACACGAAGTTCCTCTTCGGCACTGTCTCGTGATGGCACGGTCAAAGGCTTTTTTGACAATTTCCCGACGGCACAGCCGCCGTGGCCGGGCTGACAGGTGTTAACGTCGGGGCGCGCGCAAAAAATGTTCGCGCAATGATCCGCTCAGGTTCGTCCGAAACAGGCCGAAATTAACGTTTCGGAAATGCATGTGAACGGCTTTTGGCGGTTTTGGGCAGGTTCGTTCTCATCCAACAGCGCACTGGTGGCACCTCTGGCACCAGACCACCATGGCTTGGGGTGAACAAAGCCGGATTTTGTGGGTTCGCCCGATTCTGACCCTGTTCGTTCCGGGTTTGGTTCAGGGGTTAACTGGAGCCTGCGCCAGCGGTAAAAGCTGTACCAGTTCGGGAAATGCACAAGACACGCCCCATCTTACTTGTCCCTACGGGCGGGAGCGCTGTGAGATGATGCGCCACCCTTGCCCCACCGTCCCATCCTGGCACGGTCAAATCTTTCTTCGTCAATTTCACCAGGCGAGAGCCGTCAAAACCGCCGTCCGGCAGATAAATCTCGCGGCGGCTGTAAATATATCCGTATTTACACTTTGTTCAGAGCTGCCTGATTTCGTCTGCATTTAACGCAAATTCAACGAAGCTGAATGGATTCCGGGCTTTTTGGGTCAGAGCGGCGGCGCGCTAGGCCGCGCTGGTAGGTCTTGTCCGATGCGAGCCACAATATATCGTGGAGAACGAATGCAGATTCATTGATTCGTTCTGATTCGATGCCATTTTGTTTCTGTAATGTTCCTTTTTTGAACATCTGACATAAAAAGGTCGCGTAGCCTGTCCTTTCTTGGGACAATGCTCACAAGCTCTCGCAACGGCCGTTTTCAACTCCTACATTGCCGGCAATGACTTTCGCCCCGCCCCAGTCGGTCAAGGCAATCCTTGGCCCCACCAATACCGGCAAGACCTATTTTGCCATCGAGCGTATGCTGGCCCATCCCACCGGGATGATCGGCTTGCCGCTGCGCCTGCTCGCGCGCGAGGTCTATCAGCGTTGCATCGAGCGGGTGGGCGAGGGCGCAGTGGCGCTGGTCACCGGCGAAGAGCGGATCATTCCAGCCAAACCGCGCTTCTGGGTCTGCACCGTCGAAGCCATGCCGATGGATATCCGTGTCGATTGCGTGGCGGTGGACGAGATCCAGACCGCGGTGGATTTCGATCGTGGCCATGTCTTTACCGACCGGATCCTGCATGCCCGCGGCAGCATGGAGACGCTGCTGCTGGGCGCGGCGACCATGGCGCCGATCATCCGAAAGCTCTTGCCGCATGCCGAAATCATCGATCGACCGCGGTTTTCCCAGCTCAGCTATGCCGGCTCCAAGAAAATCTCGCGCCAGCCGCCGCGCTCGGCCATCGTCGCCTTCTCGGCCAAGCAGGTTTACGCCATTGCCGAATTGATCCGCCGCGAGCGCGGTGGTGCCGCGGTGGTCATGGGCGCGCTGTCGCCCCGCACCCGCAATGCGCAGGTCGAGCTTTATCAGAATGGCGATGTGGATTTCCTCGTCGCCACCGACGCCATCGGCATGGGGCTCAACCTCGATATCCACCATGTGGCCTTTGCCGATGACAGCAAGTTCGACGGAAGGATCAGTCGCGACCTGACCCCGGCCGAGATCGGCCAGATCGCCGGTCGCGCCGGTCGCCACGCGAGAAACGGCACCTTTGGCGTCACCGGCGGCACCGAGGGATTCGACGAGGAACTGGTCGTTCAGCTCGAAACACATGACTTCGACGCGATAAAAGTGCTGCAATGGCGCAACAACCAGCTCGATTTCAGCTCGATCGGGGCGCTGCAAAATTCTCTCGATGCCGTGCCCGAGCATCGCAGTCTCACCCGCGTGCCCCTGGCCAAGGATCAGCAGGCGCTCGAATTCGTCTCGCGCAATGAGGCTGGGGCCCTGGCGCGTGGCCTCGATGGGGCGCGGCTGCTGTGGGAATGCTGCCAGATCCCTGATTATCAAGGGATTTCTCCGGCCAATCACGGGGAAATCGTCACGCGGATTTACTCGGATTTAGTCAAGAAGCGCGCGGTCAACGCGGACTGGATTGCCGAGCAGGTGCGGTTTTGCGACAATGTGAGCGGCGATATCGACACCTTGAGCAACCGGATCAAGCAAATCCGGACCTGGACCTTTGTCGCCAATCGCAAAAACTGGCTTGCAGACCCTTCACATTGGCGCGAAAAGACCCGAGACATTGAGGATAGGTTGAGCGACGCTCTTCATGAGCGGCTGACTCAGCGCTTCGTCGACCGGCGCACCAGCGTCTTGCTGCGTCATCTGAAAGACAAACGTATGGCATCTCCCGAGATCAATGAGCGCGGCGAAGTACGGCTGGAAGGCCATCTCATCGGCACGCTTGAAGGCTTCCGCTTTACCCTGGCGCGCAATGATGGCGACGCCGATATCAAGGGGCTGCGCGCAGCAGCCGACCAGGTGGTGGCTCCCGAGATCCACAATCGCGCCGATCGCCTGGCCGGCGCGCCCAATGAAGAATTCGTGCTGGCCACCGATGGCCGGCTGCGCTGGAAGGGCGATATCGTCGCCGAACTGATCGAGGGCGATGCGCTTTATCGCCCGCGCATCCTGATGCTGGCGGACGAAACGCTGACCGGGACCGATCTCGAGCGCGTGCAGGATCGCCTCAGCCTCTGGCTACGCCATCATATCAATACCGTGCTCGAAAGCGTCATGGCGCTGGAAGCGCCGGCCGATGTCGATGGCACCGCGCGTGGCATTGCCTATCAGCTCTACGAGCATATCGGCCTGATCCCGCGTGGCCAGGTGGCCGACGAGGTCAAGAACCTCGATCAGGACCTGCGCGGCAAACTGCGCAAGCTGGGCGTCAAGTTCGGCGCCTATCACATCTACCTGCCGCTCTCGCTCAAGCCCGCGCCGCGCGAGCTGGCGCTGATTCTGTTCGCCCTCAAGAATGGCGGCGTGCGCCAGGCTGGCGTGACCGATATTCCCCATATCGTGCTGAGCGGCCGCACCAGCTTCGTGGTTGATCCCGAAGTCGATACGCGGCTCTACGAAATGGCCGGTTTCAAGGTGGCCGGCAAGCGTGCCGTGCGCGTCGATATTCTCGAACGCCTGGCCGATATCATCCGTCCGCTGATCGCGCTCGATGCCGGTCGTTTCTATCAGGGCGAACTACCAGCCGGTGCTGCCGAAGGCAACGGTTTCCGCGTCACCGTGGAAATGACCTCGCTGCTGGGCTGCTCGGGCGAAGACTTCGCCTCGATTCTTTCGTCACTCGGCTACAAGGTAAAGCGCGTTCCCAAGGTGGCCGCGCCTGCCCCTGCCGCCGAAGCCAGTGCCGAAGCGCCGGCTCTTGAAGAAGTGCTGGCCGAGAACCCGGCCACGATCGATGCGGCTGAAGAGACCCCGGTCGAGGCCGTTGCCGAAGAGGCTGCGCCGGTCATCGAGGCCGATGTGCCCGAAACCACGATTGTGGAAGCGGCGCCCGCCGAGGCCGTTGCCGCCGAAGCCGTCGAGCCGGAGTTTGACGAGATCTGGTCGCCGGCCGGCCGTCGCCCCGACAACAAGCGTCATGAATCCCGCCGCCGTCCGGAAGGCGAGGTCCAGACCAAGCGTCCCGAGCGTCAGCGCACGGCGGGTCCGCGTCGCCCCGAGGGTGAGGTGCAGGATCTGAACAAGGCCCGTCACCTGCAGAAGCCGCGTGGTGAAAGCAAGCCGCGTCCGGAAAATCGTCGTCCCGACGATCAGAAGGGCGATCGTGCCCGCTTCCAGCAGCCGCAGCGCGACGAGCGCAAGGAAAAGGCTTTCGATCCCGATAGCCCCTTTGCCAAGCTCCTGGCGCTAAAATCGCCGAAGGGTCAGTAGGGATTGGCAGGAGCGAGCGAACCCATCCGCAAGGAGCGGCTCGACAAGTTCCTGTTTTTCTCGCGCGCGCTAAAATCGCGCACGCTGGCGCAAAAGTTCATCGAAAGCGGCGCGGTCCGCGTCAACTCCGAACGCACCGACCGTTCCGACCAAAAGGTCGGGGCGGGCGATGTTCTGACCATGACGCTGCACAATCGCATCACGGTCTGGCGCATCCTCGATTGCGGGGTGCGCCGCGGCCCGGCACCCGAAGCGCAGGGGCTCTATCAAGATCTTTCCCCGCCGCCACTGCCCAAGCCGGAGCTGTCGCCCTATGATGCAGCGATCGCCCAGCGCGGCGAAGGCGCGGGCCGGCCGACCAAGAAGGAGCGGCGCGATACGGACCGTCTGCTGGGCGGCGACGAAGACTAGACGGAACGATCGCTGACTTGGCGCGTCATCGCTCTAAAGCCAGGTATTCCATCATGTCACAGGACACATCACCCATTGCCCAGGCGCGGCTGCCGACCAATTCGGCAGAAGCGACCAATGCGATGATCCATTATTATCGCGCAGAAATGGGCCGCATGAATGCCTGGCGATCGCGCATCGATCTCACCAGCAATTGGGCGATTACCGTGGTTGCGGCGCTGCTTTCGGTGTCGCTGTCGACACCAACCGCCCATCATGGCCTGTCGCTGTTTGCCATGCTGATCGTTACGCTGCTGCTCTGCGTCGAGGCGCGGCGCTATCGTTTCTACGATGTCTATCGCATGCGGGTGCGTCAGTTCGAGCGGCACTATTTCGGCCAGCTTTTCGGGCCTGAGACGGAAAGCGGCACCGAGCCATGGCTGCTGATGCTGGCGCAGGATCTGCGGCACCCCAAGTTCCGCATCACCTACCAGTTGGCGCTCCGGCGTCGGTTGCGGCGGAATTATATCTGGATGTTTCTGATCCTGCTCTTTGCCTGGGTGGTCAAGCTGGCCTCGCCTGACCTGCAGGACGGGGCAGCGCTCGATCCGGGCCGGCCGCTGCAGACGGTCATCGGCCATGCCGCCATCGGGCCGGTCCCGGGTTGGCTGGTCGTGGTGCTGATCGTGCTTTTCTTTGCAGGCCTTGCCACAGCTTCGCTCAAAGGCAAGGATCGCGGCGGCGAAGAGGTGCATGTCTGACGAAGAAAGGCCCGGGATTGCTCCCGGGCCTTTTATCGGTCTGGCCTTGCTTGGAGGCCGTCAGTGGTGATGCTTGTGTTCCGGCATCTTTTCGAGCTGGTCCTTGGTCCAGCCGGTCACGGCGTGGACGTCGCCATGCTCGTCGCGCATGAATTCGAGGTCACTGGCCGGAACGGCCACTGGCTTGGCGCCAATGCCGAGAAAGCCGCCGACATCGACGATGATCTGGCTGCTGGCACCCAGGCCGTGCAGGTGAGAGACGTGGCCGATCTTGTGATCGTCGGCGCCATAAATGGTGGCGCCTTCGAGAACCGACGGGGTCAGTTCATTGGCGGCAAGGCGGACATGGTTGGAATGATCCATGGGATGTTCTCCTCTTGTTGTAGACCGGTTTAACCCGTCAGCATCGAGGTTGTTCCCGCCGGCTTCGGAATTGGGGACCATGGTCTCGAGCCGTTCGAGCGTGTCGCCGACGCGGCGGGCAACCTCCACGTCAAAGCTTTCGTCCGGACCGCTCATTTCGTAACGGCGCAGGTCCTCAGTGCTGACGCCCGCGGTCGCGGCGAATTCGTCGGGATCGAGGCCCATGGCGAGGCGACGGTTGTGGTCGCCCTTGGGCTGGCGGCGGGCGGGGTCCTGGGCAGATTGCTGGAAAGTGGGCATGTCGGGTCTCCTCTATTGAGGAGAACAAGCATCGCCAGGGGCAAAAGGTTTCGCTCTGGCATTAACCTGCGCCAAATGGTGCGGCTTGCCAGCCTTGCAGGCGGCCATAAAACGGTTTAGCACCGGACCCGTTGAGAACCCCGCCGGACTGCCGCCCGATATGACCTATATCGTCACCGATAATTGCATCGCCTGTAAGTACACCGACTGTGTCGAAGTCTGCCCCGTGGATTGTTTCTACGAAGGCGAAAACATGCTGGTGATCCATCCGGACGAGTGTATCGACTGCGGCGTGTGCGAGCCGGAATGCCCGGCCGAGGCGATCAAGCCCGATACCGAGAGCGGGCTCGACGAATGGCTGGCGCTCAATACCAAATTTGCCTCGATCTGGCCCAACCTGACCGAACGGCGCGACCCGCTGCCCGAGGCCAAGGCGCTTGATGGCGAAGAAGGCAAGCTGGCTAAATATTTCTCGGAAGCGCCCGGCGAGGGCGACTGAAGCTGATCTGCCGCAGCTGTTGACGGGCTGTGGGGAAGCTGTGGAATCAAGCAGATTGGGCGCCTGGCCACAGGATTGTCCTCTTGCATGGGCGCGCATATGCGCTTGATTCGTAGTTTTTGATTTTGCCGAAAATTTGTGCTATGGTCCCTCTGAATGCAGTTGAGCCCGTCACCCAGCCCGTGCCTTAAGGCACGTTTTTTCTGACAACATCGCTAGATGTGCTGACCTCCGGACAAAGCGGATCCGGATCGCCATGGGGTTATTGCTGCGCGCGGCGTCGCGTTTCGGCGCCAGAGTATGAGTATAGGGTGGATGGTCCTTCCCGCCAGGAACCGTCCATTTGGGGCGTCAACAAGGAGTTCCAAGACTATGGTAGCCAAGAAGGTACAGACACGGCT includes these proteins:
- the cobT gene encoding cobaltochelatase subunit CobT; translation: MAQPPRSKANKPDQTQVFKSAMGATVRAIGGKAELEVTFTADRPLLTSDKARLANLPRLPTRRDIAIARGQGDAMAMRLASHDPDAHRKRAPMDPVARAAFDALEQARVEALGCVRMPGMVGNIGEMLEDRLFRANFAEVSDKNEAPIAEALGLLLREKLAGVPVPPSGHALVDLWRKEIEDKGGKSLDQLLTRFENQDEFSKAAKALLRDLNLVPESELEDPDASDEETDENQEPDQGDASDKAPEQGEGENDADDTQDDEQAGESEETGDVDGMESDMADTDDDAAAEAGEDAPMPPPAKDGGTQLSNQFNYKVFTSKFDEIVKAAELCPPDELDQLRALLDKQLENLAGAVARLANKLQRRLMAKQNRSWQFDLEEGLLDTARLTRVVTDPMQALSFKVENDTDFRDTVVTLLIDNSGSMRGRPITIAAICGDILARTLERCGVKVEILGFTTRAWKGGKSREAWLEAGRPANPGRVNDVRHIIYKAADEPWRHARRNLGLMMREGLLKENIDGEALEWARKRLMARPEARRILMVISDGAPVDDSTQSVNAGNYLEAHLRQVIEDIETRSPIQLVAVGIGHDVTRYYRRAVTLLDAEELAGALTDELASLFDEEMPAQARRRVRG
- a CDS encoding esterase-like activity of phytase family protein, with the translated sequence MRLAVLAAALMAGLGPALGVEATVNATQISSFRDVAVGGKVDRLIFRGGMAMTSPDDTFGGLSGMTMTGPNGQALFVTDRGSFVTGYLAYDDAGQLFGFIGVTIEPMRNSKGEILPRQYAKDAESVDTVYRDGVPVAARVSFEHLTRVADFALTNGIPGGPAREVSIPQWLTDLRTNESLESVCVAPPASLVAGSTLLLTENYLDAAGNHRGYLLGQADKGEISYVKSPAVNPTECAFLPNGDLLVLERGVSMLTFVMNLRRVKADQVRAGNVMAGELLLSASGGSIDNMEAMTVHQAPGGETRILIGSDNNFNDWQRSLLLEFALVD
- a CDS encoding queuosine precursor transporter; the protein is MLARFLAAVTAMVVVVAASNILVLYPLNVTLGSINLADLLTWGAFTFPFAFLVTDLINRYDGAQRARLVALVGFVVGLGVSFYLSFHPLPWNAGGAAATTQRIATASASAFIVGQLLDISIFSRLRANRTWYVAPLLGSLFGSLIDTAIFFTLSFAPAFAGIDGLYGLPDGSLGFPAPLLGVGPEVPLWVSLAAGDFGVKFLAALLLLAPYRVLMGRIMPLQPIGARAA
- the rpmB gene encoding 50S ribosomal protein L28, yielding MARRCELTGKGVMVGNNVSHALNRTRRRFLPNLVTVSLISDALNRSIRFRISAAALRSVEHRGGLDAFLLKQSDDTLSPLAAGIKKEIRAALAAA
- a CDS encoding DUF3108 domain-containing protein, which translates into the protein MIPFRFVTLSSLALLMSLPAQAAEVDASANYVLTLGGINIAAMTVDLDDDGSRYSLDLTANVAGLGTLVSSGTATAKSVGRSTDATLHADAFNLETRANGEVFTVDVDFAGRDVSAFKVDPPITDYDRVPIERRHLTGVSDFLSAFVLKGTALDKSLCDRRANIFTGAERFDIAMSYAGDDEATSQRTGYQGPVVLCTVDYNPISGHFTTSEITSYLADSDRIIIWYAPLGETGYYVPYRVLLGTNMGDLSMVLTRLTY
- a CDS encoding flavodoxin family protein, whose protein sequence is MQQTKVLTAPEPRKGMPDPTLDKSEFKTRFLSQYIDPGFDQLQGELDRIADAAWDAYDNSRKAPRTQKAGPGYADPDYDLAEDWIEAKAAVDRARADYESGDRPQRVLLINGSSRSEHTCPGEMSKSFRMVQMAAEVLEEGGLETEILDLSRTTSEYGRNIHPCKSCFSTAAALCHFPCSCYPNYSLGQTQDWMNDIYPMWMRADAVMIVSPVNWYQVASPLKAMMDRLVCADGGNPDPTLTQGKDAQRAKQVELDGWDYPRHLKGRLFAVVVHGDVEGTKDVRRSISDWLKFMEMAPAGPLAELDRYIGYWEPYATNHEALDKDIAMQGEVRNVAKTLLDAVLLHRDKTEIPGSELKPPRQK
- a CDS encoding helicase-related protein, which produces MTFAPPQSVKAILGPTNTGKTYFAIERMLAHPTGMIGLPLRLLAREVYQRCIERVGEGAVALVTGEERIIPAKPRFWVCTVEAMPMDIRVDCVAVDEIQTAVDFDRGHVFTDRILHARGSMETLLLGAATMAPIIRKLLPHAEIIDRPRFSQLSYAGSKKISRQPPRSAIVAFSAKQVYAIAELIRRERGGAAVVMGALSPRTRNAQVELYQNGDVDFLVATDAIGMGLNLDIHHVAFADDSKFDGRISRDLTPAEIGQIAGRAGRHARNGTFGVTGGTEGFDEELVVQLETHDFDAIKVLQWRNNQLDFSSIGALQNSLDAVPEHRSLTRVPLAKDQQALEFVSRNEAGALARGLDGARLLWECCQIPDYQGISPANHGEIVTRIYSDLVKKRAVNADWIAEQVRFCDNVSGDIDTLSNRIKQIRTWTFVANRKNWLADPSHWREKTRDIEDRLSDALHERLTQRFVDRRTSVLLRHLKDKRMASPEINERGEVRLEGHLIGTLEGFRFTLARNDGDADIKGLRAAADQVVAPEIHNRADRLAGAPNEEFVLATDGRLRWKGDIVAELIEGDALYRPRILMLADETLTGTDLERVQDRLSLWLRHHINTVLESVMALEAPADVDGTARGIAYQLYEHIGLIPRGQVADEVKNLDQDLRGKLRKLGVKFGAYHIYLPLSLKPAPRELALILFALKNGGVRQAGVTDIPHIVLSGRTSFVVDPEVDTRLYEMAGFKVAGKRAVRVDILERLADIIRPLIALDAGRFYQGELPAGAAEGNGFRVTVEMTSLLGCSGEDFASILSSLGYKVKRVPKVAAPAPAAEASAEAPALEEVLAENPATIDAAEETPVEAVAEEAAPVIEADVPETTIVEAAPAEAVAAEAVEPEFDEIWSPAGRRPDNKRHESRRRPEGEVQTKRPERQRTAGPRRPEGEVQDLNKARHLQKPRGESKPRPENRRPDDQKGDRARFQQPQRDERKEKAFDPDSPFAKLLALKSPKGQ
- a CDS encoding RNA-binding S4 domain-containing protein, with product MAGASEPIRKERLDKFLFFSRALKSRTLAQKFIESGAVRVNSERTDRSDQKVGAGDVLTMTLHNRITVWRILDCGVRRGPAPEAQGLYQDLSPPPLPKPELSPYDAAIAQRGEGAGRPTKKERRDTDRLLGGDED
- a CDS encoding DUF2270 domain-containing protein, which gives rise to MSQDTSPIAQARLPTNSAEATNAMIHYYRAEMGRMNAWRSRIDLTSNWAITVVAALLSVSLSTPTAHHGLSLFAMLIVTLLLCVEARRYRFYDVYRMRVRQFERHYFGQLFGPETESGTEPWLLMLAQDLRHPKFRITYQLALRRRLRRNYIWMFLILLFAWVVKLASPDLQDGAALDPGRPLQTVIGHAAIGPVPGWLVVVLIVLFFAGLATASLKGKDRGGEEVHV